In Pongo abelii isolate AG06213 chromosome 22, NHGRI_mPonAbe1-v2.0_pri, whole genome shotgun sequence, the following are encoded in one genomic region:
- the LOC100443047 gene encoding LOW QUALITY PROTEIN: keratin-associated protein 25-1 (The sequence of the model RefSeq protein was modified relative to this genomic sequence to represent the inferred CDS: deleted 1 base in 1 codon; substituted 1 base at 1 genomic stop codon): MHNRSQRYFFSSCHPQNYLSYGCQSLSFIFCRCQPLNFVSRTCYPLSYFSYGNQPIGSISNSFRSLNYVSHSFQPVSFMHSSFQPACSDFVGWXSPFLRRTC, translated from the exons ATGCATAACAGATCTCAACGCTAT TTTTTCAGTAGTTGCCACCCTCAAAACTACCTCTCTTATGGCTGTCAATCACTGAGCTTTATTTTTTGCCGCTGTCAACCACTGAATTTTGTGTCCAGGACCTGCTATCCTTTGAGCTATTTCTCCTATGGTAATCAACCTATAGGTTCTATATCCAACAGCTTCAGATCCCTGAATTATGTGTCTCATAGTTTCCAACCTGTTTCCTTCATGCACAGCAGTTTCCAACCAGCTTGTTCTGATTTTGTGGGTTGGTAATCTCCATTTCTTAGAAGAACATGCTGA
- the LOC100450216 gene encoding keratin-associated protein 26-1 — translation MSCPNYCSGNSSSGSLRTACHIPLTSIALCPTSVSCGDVLYLPTSSQDHTWVTDNCRETCGEPTSCQPAHCETSNLETSCGSSTAYYVPRPCPGSSFLPASFFSSSCLPVSCRPQSYVSSGCRPLRPLLSSYQPIGGCVPSGYRPQSCLSNSYQPQSLLTSGCRPSSCLAYRPQSLHVVSSSLRPLGPLFSGCQPLTHVFNKCRPSCSGL, via the coding sequence ATGTCTTGCCCCAACTACTGCTCTGGAAACTCCAGCTCAGGATCTCTCAGAACCGCCTGCCATATTCCTCTCACCTCCATCGCCCTCTGCCCTACCAGCGTGAGCTGTGGAGATGTCCTCTACTTACCCACTAGCTCTCAAGACCACACCTGGGTCACAGACAACTGCCGAGAGACCTGCGGTGAACCAACCAGCTGCCAGCCGGCCCACTGTGAGACCAGCAACCTTGAAACCTCTTGCGGTTCTTCCACTGCTTACTACGTACCCAGGCCCTGCCCAGGAAGCAGTTTTCTTCCTGCTTCTTTCTTCTCCAGTTCCTGCCTTCCAGTATCCTGTAGACCACAGAGCTATGTGTCCAGCGGCTGTCGTCCACTGAGGCCGCTTCTCAGTAGTTACCAGCCCATAGGAGGCTGTGTGCCCAGTGGCTATCGCCCCCAATCCTGCTTGTCCAACAGTTACCAACCCCAAAGCCTCCTCACTTCTGGATGCCGACCCTCGAGCTGCTTGGCCTATCGTCCTCAAAGTCTTCACGTTGTGTCCAGCAGCCTCAGACCACTGGGGCCTCTGTTCAGTGGTTGCCAACCTCTGACCCATGTGTTCAACAAGTGTCGTCCATCTTGCTCTGGACTGTGA